The segment TTGGGGTGGTTAATGTCATCAATATGTGAACGTTATTGTTCTCATCTATATCTACCTTGTATATCAAACCTAATGAAACGATATCGAATCCAATTTCCATATCATAAACCTCTTTCAGAGCATTTATGATTTTATCTTTTTCTATATCAGGCATGAGTAAGCCTCCTTCAAAACATATCAGAATTGAGAATTATTGAAGATTCTTCTTGAAATTTTTGGAATTCAGTTGGTAAAACTTTATCAAAATATTCTTGAGCTTTTTTGTCTTTTAAGTTAAAAATTATTTGGTCTTTTGCTTCTTCAAAAGTTAACTGTTTTTCTGGGTATTTTCGTTCTATTTTTAAAAGAGCATATGTACCGTTTTGCGAATCATACAAAAGAGGCGTTGTAATAAATCCTGGAGGATTGCTTTTTACAGTTTGTACAATCGAATTTGAATCATCTTTAAGATTTATTCTCATAGAGGTAGCTGAATCAGTTTGTTCAAATACTTCATCATATGTGTAATAACCTTCAATAATACGATTGTATGTGTAAGAAGCATCTTCTGTGCTATTGAATATAATTAGCTTTATATCAGCTGCAGGATCAGATTTATAGATGGCTTTGTTATTTTGATATTCCTTTGCAATTTCTTCGTCGGTTACTTCTGCCTCTTGAACAATTTTAGTATAAAGCGCAGCTATAGAATTATTGTATAATGTTGAATAATACGCATCTTCTAAATAATTTGTTTTTGAAGTGTAACCTAAGGCGAGAAGATAATCTTCTATTTCTTCGTCAGGTATTCCAACGTCTTTAAAGGCTTTTGAAAAGTTTT is part of the Petrotoga miotherma DSM 10691 genome and harbors:
- a CDS encoding peptidyl-prolyl cis-trans isomerase, which gives rise to MTKKAQLLLFFVFLISTILYPKIIYQPLEQATFAKVNEETLNEELLISRSQIVYLLSDIYNSYPEFYSVLTRTATGVELMNTYLEDQALKIVNQVLFIQFVEQKNIDLQRKQTWNNIEENFSKAFKDVGIPDEEIEDYLLALGYTSKTNYLEDAYYSTLYNNSIAALYTKIVQEAEVTDEEIAKEYQNNKAIYKSDPAADIKLIIFNSTEDASYTYNRIIEGYYTYDEVFEQTDSATSMRINLKDDSNSIVQTVKSNPPGFITTPLLYDSQNGTYALLKIERKYPEKQLTFEEAKDQIIFNLKDKKAQEYFDKVLPTEFQKFQEESSIILNSDMF
- a CDS encoding metal-sulfur cluster assembly factor; translated protein: MPDIEKDKIINALKEVYDMEIGFDIVSLGLIYKVDIDENNNVHILMTLTTPMCPLAGLIIENAKEKVKEIEQINDVDIELTFDPPWDPQMASEEVRNLLGI